One part of the Treponema sp. OMZ 787 genome encodes these proteins:
- a CDS encoding helix-hairpin-helix domain-containing protein produces the protein MVYTPCIMEFTNEFIEGLSVNEVDIMKRIAEELNIKVAQVSAVISLVNEGCTIPFISRYRKEMHGSLDEVQVRDSDRLFKSYTNLETRRLEIVRGIFAAGKLTDSLYENIMKAGTLTELEDIWLPFKKKKKTRGMLAVERGLQGLADLMKELEAAPLEEKAKDFVVTNAETEELNVPTVQDALQGAADIIAEEISQDTENRKAVHDYFIKTGKFEVKGLGDEEAAKTSVYQMYWDYSENLNEIKPHRVLAINRGEREGVLEVKIDVSIEDAISLLQNKYTLNNDYHKEAIADGLVRLLAPAVLREIRSDLADTADEHGINIFSENLKHLLMTQPIKGTRVLGVDPGIRTGTKCAALDETGKYLGSFVIYQHKADEAKYLVLEAVKKYNVQLIAVGNGTGSHEVQEIVSAVIKESCPDVLFTVVDEDGASVYSAGDVAREEFPDLDLTIRGAISIGRRLQDPLAELVKIDPKSIGVGLYQHDLNQKKLSEELDAVVGSVVNNVGVNLNTASASLLKYVSGVSSSLAKKIVARRESEGIFTDREQLKKVSGMGPKSFEQCAGFLKIPESSNPLDNSWVHPENYETGKLIYDVIHKNEEVSGELRSEIKTKYNIGDQTINDIIEELKKPNRDPREDCPKPIMQQGVLQFEDLKTGMTVKGKIKNVVDFGAFVDLGIKETALLHISEMSDSYISDPLEAVKVGDIVECKIISLDEDRRRISLSRKSGEGSYEGAARLTAKQKSEIKKLVVKTKDGKTITVKTAAGKPAVQGGKELSERGERSPAHRGDRKVGEPRSRKDDDGTKYNPFAILLQGKK, from the coding sequence ATGGTATATACTCCGTGCATTATGGAATTTACGAATGAGTTTATTGAAGGTCTCAGTGTAAACGAGGTCGATATTATGAAGCGTATTGCAGAAGAGCTTAACATAAAGGTTGCTCAAGTTTCTGCAGTTATAAGTTTGGTTAATGAAGGCTGTACAATTCCCTTTATTTCGCGTTACCGAAAAGAGATGCACGGCTCTCTTGACGAGGTTCAAGTCAGGGATTCAGACCGCCTTTTTAAATCTTATACAAATCTGGAAACCCGCCGTCTTGAAATTGTCCGCGGAATTTTTGCAGCCGGAAAGTTGACCGACTCTCTCTATGAAAATATAATGAAGGCCGGAACCCTTACCGAGCTTGAGGATATCTGGCTTCCCTTTAAAAAGAAAAAGAAGACCCGCGGTATGCTTGCCGTCGAAAGAGGTTTACAGGGCTTGGCCGATTTAATGAAGGAACTTGAAGCCGCTCCGTTAGAAGAAAAAGCTAAGGACTTTGTAGTTACAAATGCCGAAACGGAAGAACTCAATGTTCCGACTGTTCAAGATGCTCTTCAGGGGGCTGCCGATATAATTGCCGAAGAGATTTCCCAAGATACCGAAAACCGCAAAGCCGTTCATGATTATTTTATAAAGACCGGAAAATTTGAAGTGAAAGGTCTCGGAGATGAAGAGGCTGCAAAGACCTCAGTTTATCAAATGTACTGGGATTATTCCGAAAACTTAAACGAGATAAAGCCCCACCGCGTACTCGCAATTAACCGCGGAGAAAGGGAAGGTGTTTTGGAAGTAAAAATCGATGTAAGCATTGAAGATGCAATTTCTCTTTTACAAAACAAGTACACATTAAATAATGATTATCACAAGGAAGCTATTGCCGACGGTCTTGTTCGCTTACTTGCTCCTGCCGTTTTGCGTGAAATAAGAAGCGACCTTGCCGATACGGCTGACGAACACGGTATAAATATTTTCAGCGAAAACCTAAAGCATCTTTTGATGACCCAGCCTATTAAGGGAACCCGTGTTCTCGGGGTTGACCCCGGTATAAGGACAGGTACTAAGTGTGCCGCCCTTGACGAAACGGGAAAGTATCTCGGCTCTTTTGTAATTTACCAGCATAAGGCAGATGAGGCTAAGTACCTTGTTCTTGAGGCCGTTAAAAAATATAATGTGCAGCTCATCGCTGTCGGGAACGGCACGGGCTCCCACGAGGTGCAGGAAATAGTTTCCGCAGTTATAAAAGAATCTTGTCCTGATGTTTTGTTTACGGTTGTCGATGAAGACGGAGCTTCCGTTTATTCTGCAGGCGATGTTGCCCGCGAAGAGTTCCCCGATTTGGACTTGACGATAAGGGGTGCAATTTCTATCGGAAGAAGATTACAGGACCCGCTTGCTGAGCTTGTAAAAATAGATCCTAAGTCCATAGGTGTCGGTTTATACCAGCACGACTTAAACCAAAAAAAATTAAGCGAAGAGCTTGATGCCGTTGTAGGCTCGGTTGTAAACAATGTAGGGGTAAACCTTAACACCGCAAGTGCCTCTTTGTTAAAATATGTTTCGGGCGTAAGCTCTTCCCTTGCAAAAAAGATTGTTGCCCGCCGAGAATCCGAAGGAATCTTTACCGACAGAGAACAATTAAAAAAGGTAAGCGGGATGGGGCCTAAGTCTTTTGAGCAGTGTGCCGGCTTTTTAAAAATCCCTGAAAGCTCCAACCCCTTGGATAATTCCTGGGTTCATCCCGAAAACTACGAAACGGGAAAACTCATCTATGATGTAATTCATAAAAATGAAGAAGTATCGGGCGAGCTCCGAAGCGAGATAAAAACCAAGTACAATATCGGAGACCAAACCATAAACGATATTATCGAAGAATTAAAAAAACCTAACCGCGATCCGCGTGAAGATTGCCCCAAGCCCATCATGCAGCAGGGAGTTCTTCAATTTGAAGACTTAAAAACCGGAATGACCGTAAAGGGTAAAATCAAAAATGTGGTTGACTTCGGTGCCTTTGTCGATTTAGGTATCAAGGAAACAGCCCTATTACACATATCCGAGATGAGCGATTCCTATATTTCCGATCCGCTTGAAGCCGTAAAGGTCGGCGACATTGTAGAATGTAAAATCATTTCTCTTGATGAAGACCGCCGCCGAATTTCTTTGAGCCGAAAAAGCGGAGAAGGAAGCTACGAAGGAGCCGCCCGTCTTACCGCAAAGCAAAAGAGTGAGATTAAAAAGCTTGTCGTAAAAACCAAGGACGGTAAAACCATTACCGTTAAAACCGCTGCCGGTAAACCGGCTGTTCAGGGAGGCAAGGAACTTTCCGAAAGGGGAGAAAGATCTCCTGCTCATCGAGGCGACAGAAAAGTCGGTGAACCCCGCTCCCGCAAGGATGACGACGGAACCAAGTACAATCCTTTTGCAATTTTATTGCAGGGCAAGAAGTAA
- a CDS encoding bacteriohemerythrin, with the protein MDDFVSWDESYDLNIDQVDKQHRHLVELINDLYRACLGEKGALDETFRHVMKNLVDYVMIHFKDEEKLMAEINYPGIQEHKQHHEDFVREILHAVKDYQNGKQFVANTFVRFLRDWLFNHILISDKEWAKFYFAHKK; encoded by the coding sequence ATGGATGATTTTGTTTCATGGGATGAAAGCTATGATTTGAATATTGACCAAGTAGATAAACAACACAGACACTTGGTCGAGCTCATAAACGATTTATATCGGGCCTGTTTAGGCGAAAAGGGAGCATTGGATGAAACCTTCCGTCATGTAATGAAGAACCTTGTAGATTATGTGATGATTCATTTTAAGGACGAAGAAAAATTGATGGCAGAAATTAACTATCCCGGCATACAAGAACATAAGCAGCACCATGAAGATTTTGTGCGTGAAATACTGCATGCCGTAAAAGACTATCAAAACGGAAAACAATTTGTTGCAAACACATTTGTGCGTTTTTTAAGGGATTGGCTTTTTAACCATATCCTAATTTCGGATAAAGAATGGGCAAAATTTTATTTTGCACATAAAAAGTAA
- a CDS encoding Lon protease family protein, translating into MTDGAAEKLNLDELDFSFPESKIRELKNNGADSTIVGQDRALKAIELGLGIEGEGYNIFVMGAPGTGRRTVISSLLRNYKPNFAKLQDIAYAYNFSRPIEPIALFFPAGEGRLFRKKIKKAVGRIHIQTLALLKSEGFLADQKKIITQADNEENMLLTEFESKMLHTGFKVLQIKDENNQSVDLIPIIKGKEISFSELQSKAARKKFSEQELAALREKYYASLDEMSELFSLLRDKRIEMDEKLVKHQKDAVMPIINEALAPLKKLVDSYAEKYDNPKQIEDNKKILLFLKKTEEDLISRMNIYSSEFKSSRIKKNFFGRYLINLICENNKDKNYVINENLPSFTNLFGTIESHSDSDAPEINGHLRIREGAVHRAFGGYLIIRLHDLLEEDDSWTYLKRVLQSGKIEIQMPPSGNHTPSVFKPEALPANFKIIIIGGEYTYDILYQEDPDFYKLFKVCAEFDSVMQKSDKNIASLIHLTDHLCKEKKALSFDDSGYSRLISYASELAGSRHLLTAQFTKISDLIIEADFNARQQKKDAICAAVLNDTIEKRHYLHALPEEKFAEMVQLGEILIDVSGRKLAKINGLAVEERGYHSFGVPVSVTAQASPGTGGIINVEREAGLSGEIYDKAHLIITSLLREKFSKDIPLSISASICFEQSYSYIDGDSASCAEFLALISAIGGFEMRQDIAVTGSLNQHGMVQPVGGITEKIEGFFNTCKILGFTGTQGVMIPFSNKNNLFLSKEVREAVKEGKFNIWTIKTIDAGIKLLSGLQEEMYTWMISQRLEDFYKKVNEISLRKN; encoded by the coding sequence ATGACAGACGGTGCTGCAGAAAAATTAAACCTCGATGAACTGGACTTTTCCTTTCCCGAATCTAAAATCAGGGAATTAAAAAATAACGGAGCCGACTCAACTATAGTCGGTCAAGACCGTGCTCTTAAGGCAATTGAACTGGGCCTCGGTATTGAGGGCGAAGGTTATAACATCTTTGTTATGGGTGCACCCGGAACAGGCCGAAGAACCGTTATATCATCTCTCTTGAGGAATTATAAACCAAATTTTGCAAAACTTCAAGATATAGCCTATGCTTACAATTTCAGCCGGCCGATTGAGCCGATTGCCCTTTTTTTTCCTGCCGGAGAAGGCCGCCTTTTCCGCAAAAAAATAAAAAAGGCTGTAGGCCGGATTCATATTCAAACTTTAGCCCTCTTAAAATCTGAAGGATTTTTAGCCGACCAAAAAAAGATAATTACGCAAGCCGACAATGAAGAAAATATGCTCTTAACGGAATTCGAATCCAAAATGCTGCACACAGGCTTCAAGGTGCTGCAGATAAAGGATGAAAATAATCAATCAGTGGATTTAATTCCCATCATAAAAGGAAAAGAGATTTCTTTTAGCGAGCTTCAATCCAAGGCTGCCAGAAAAAAATTCAGCGAACAGGAGCTGGCTGCCTTGCGTGAAAAATACTATGCATCTCTTGATGAAATGTCCGAGCTCTTTTCTCTTTTAAGGGATAAAAGAATTGAGATGGATGAAAAGCTTGTAAAGCATCAAAAAGATGCCGTTATGCCGATAATTAATGAAGCCCTTGCTCCATTAAAAAAACTTGTAGATTCTTATGCTGAAAAGTATGATAACCCCAAACAAATTGAAGACAATAAAAAGATTCTTTTATTTTTAAAAAAGACGGAAGAAGATTTAATCAGCCGAATGAATATCTACAGCTCGGAATTTAAATCTTCGCGGATAAAGAAAAATTTTTTCGGGCGTTACCTTATCAATCTTATTTGTGAAAATAATAAAGATAAAAATTATGTAATAAATGAAAATCTGCCGAGTTTTACCAATTTGTTCGGAACTATCGAGTCTCATTCCGATTCGGATGCCCCCGAAATTAACGGACACTTGCGTATAAGGGAAGGTGCCGTCCACAGGGCCTTCGGCGGCTACCTGATTATCCGCCTCCATGATCTTCTTGAAGAAGATGATTCGTGGACCTACTTAAAAAGAGTTTTGCAGTCGGGTAAAATCGAAATACAGATGCCTCCTTCAGGTAACCATACCCCGAGTGTTTTTAAGCCCGAAGCCCTACCTGCAAATTTTAAGATAATCATAATCGGAGGAGAATATACCTACGATATTCTTTATCAGGAAGATCCCGACTTTTATAAGCTCTTTAAGGTATGTGCGGAGTTCGATTCCGTTATGCAAAAAAGCGATAAAAATATTGCATCCCTTATTCATCTTACCGATCATCTGTGTAAAGAAAAAAAAGCTCTCAGCTTCGATGATTCGGGATACAGCCGTTTGATTTCCTACGCTTCGGAGCTTGCGGGTTCCCGCCATTTGCTTACTGCCCAATTTACTAAAATTTCGGATCTTATAATCGAAGCCGATTTTAATGCACGGCAGCAAAAAAAAGATGCCATTTGTGCAGCCGTCTTAAATGACACAATCGAAAAGCGGCACTATCTTCATGCTCTTCCTGAAGAAAAATTTGCCGAGATGGTTCAGCTGGGCGAAATTTTAATAGATGTTTCCGGCAGAAAACTTGCAAAGATAAACGGCCTCGCCGTAGAGGAGAGGGGTTATCATTCTTTCGGCGTGCCGGTATCGGTTACAGCCCAAGCCTCGCCGGGAACGGGCGGAATTATAAATGTCGAAAGGGAAGCCGGCCTTTCGGGTGAAATCTACGATAAGGCCCACCTTATCATAACCTCTCTTTTGCGGGAAAAGTTTTCAAAGGATATTCCTCTTTCAATTTCTGCAAGTATCTGTTTTGAACAGTCCTACAGTTACATCGACGGAGACTCCGCTTCTTGCGCCGAATTTTTGGCCCTTATTTCTGCGATAGGCGGCTTTGAGATGAGGCAGGATATAGCCGTTACCGGAAGTTTGAATCAGCACGGCATGGTTCAGCCCGTAGGCGGAATTACCGAAAAGATTGAAGGTTTTTTTAATACCTGTAAGATTTTAGGATTTACAGGCACGCAGGGCGTTATGATTCCGTTCAGCAATAAAAACAATTTGTTTTTATCCAAGGAAGTTAGGGAAGCCGTAAAGGAAGGTAAGTTCAATATTTGGACAATCAAGACAATCGATGCGGGGATAAAACTTTTATCGGGCCTTCAGGAAGAGATGTACACTTGGATGATTTCTCAAAGGCTTGAAGATTTTTACAAAAAGGTCAATGAAATTTCTTTGAGGAAAAATTAA